One window of the Natrinema sp. CBA1119 genome contains the following:
- a CDS encoding glutamate-1-semialdehyde 2,1-aminomutase produces the protein MTEDNSRELYDRALSVLPGGVNSAVRAAIEPYPFFVRKGEGGHVIDADGNRYIDWVMGLGPLLLGHDLPEPVRAAIQQKASEGPMYGTPTEVEVDLAEFVVRHVPSVEKIRFVNSGTEATTSAVRLARGYTGRNKIVVMQGGYHGAQESTLVEGDAEDPQPSSAGIPQSFAEHTLPVPFNDEDAIREVFEEHGDDIAAVLTEPILGNYGIVYPEEGYHEFLRELTDEHGSLLIFDEVITGFRVGGLGCAQSEFGVTPDLTTFGKIIGGGFPVGAIGGRAEIIEHFAPTGDVFQAGTFSGHPITMAAGLETLKFAAENDVYSHVNGLGDRLRRGLTDIVADQAPSYTVTGTDSMFKVIFTREGPSGVQRTPEDASGDNREQGPDSLEEQCPAGCRQDPTCPRYDYSPKNAGDVKNAETERWRRIFWGEMKEQDVFLSQNQFECQFVSYGHTEEDVEETLEAYKEAL, from the coding sequence ATGACCGAGGATAACTCACGCGAACTGTACGATCGGGCGCTGTCGGTGCTGCCCGGGGGCGTCAACTCCGCGGTCCGTGCGGCGATCGAGCCGTATCCGTTCTTCGTTCGAAAGGGCGAGGGCGGCCACGTCATCGACGCCGACGGCAACCGCTACATCGACTGGGTGATGGGACTCGGCCCGCTGTTGCTGGGACACGACCTGCCCGAGCCGGTCCGGGCCGCCATCCAGCAGAAAGCCAGCGAGGGACCGATGTACGGCACCCCGACGGAGGTCGAGGTCGACCTCGCGGAGTTCGTCGTCCGCCACGTCCCGAGCGTCGAGAAAATCCGGTTCGTCAACTCGGGGACCGAGGCGACTACCTCCGCCGTTCGCCTCGCGCGGGGGTACACCGGTCGGAACAAGATCGTCGTCATGCAGGGGGGCTACCACGGCGCACAGGAGTCGACGCTGGTCGAGGGCGACGCCGAGGACCCCCAGCCCTCCTCGGCCGGGATTCCGCAGTCGTTCGCCGAGCACACCCTGCCGGTGCCGTTCAACGATGAGGACGCGATCCGCGAGGTGTTCGAGGAACACGGCGACGATATCGCCGCCGTCCTCACCGAACCGATTCTGGGCAACTACGGAATCGTCTACCCCGAAGAGGGCTACCACGAGTTCCTCCGAGAGCTCACCGATGAACACGGCTCCCTGCTCATCTTTGACGAAGTGATCACCGGCTTCCGCGTCGGCGGCCTCGGTTGCGCCCAGAGCGAGTTCGGCGTCACGCCCGATCTGACGACCTTCGGGAAGATCATCGGCGGCGGCTTCCCCGTCGGCGCGATCGGCGGCCGTGCCGAAATTATCGAGCACTTCGCGCCGACGGGCGACGTCTTTCAGGCCGGTACCTTCTCCGGCCACCCGATCACGATGGCCGCCGGCCTCGAGACCCTCAAATTCGCCGCGGAAAACGATGTCTATAGCCACGTCAACGGGCTCGGTGACCGATTACGCCGCGGGCTGACCGATATCGTCGCCGATCAGGCACCCAGCTACACCGTCACCGGCACGGACAGCATGTTCAAGGTGATATTCACCCGCGAAGGGCCGAGCGGCGTGCAACGCACGCCGGAAGACGCGAGCGGTGACAACCGCGAGCAGGGTCCGGACTCGCTCGAGGAGCAGTGCCCGGCCGGCTGTCGGCAGGATCCGACCTGTCCGCGCTACGACTACTCGCCGAAGAACGCCGGCGACGTGAAAAACGCCGAGACCGAGCGCTGGCGGCGCATCTTCTGGGGGGAGATGAAGGAACAGGACGTCTTCCTCTCGCAGAACCAGTTCGAGTGCCAGTTCGTCAGTTACGGCCACACCGAAGAAGACGTCGAGGAGACGCTCGAGGCGTACAAGGAAGCGCTGTGA